The proteins below are encoded in one region of Paenibacillus sp. YYML68:
- a CDS encoding histidine kinase, with the protein MEAHSHRLKQRLLGGGLQLIVITFCILTMFTYMSSIPGYYEAMVSRCILQGCGSLVAPMTIPDGGLALEGYALLLVLIDSGFTFVFYATSGVMLWKAYREPMGLLAAAAMVAFGTSFPSLAMTASAGNGLAELWFMLISTLGWALLSLFIFLFPDGRFVPGWTRFVFLLVVAVGVLQLVYRGQLWSSLEMSAYVQLVWYVGSTVILIYSQVYRFRYVSRPVERQQTKWVVYGVSIGVVGFVSMSILFDPAFHDGSALTYVYLNAVLNASLAAIPITLMIALLRQRLWNIDPLVVRTIVYAALSVCVVLLYVSAVLYLGQLFGTRDSLVVQLLATGFVAVAFAPLKEWLQRRVKRMMKGRHDDPYAVLLELGNQLIQPLLPEAMVDAVVRTVRESLRLPHASISIGVGSHSKVVASSGVSIPMEKLHAHPIIHQGEQLGTLYIASRSPGESFTAEDGKLLDVLLRQAGPIVHNVSTTLGMKLLAEDLQQSRERLVLAREEERRQIRNNLHDDLAPRLAALALNVSTAQKYVEKNPATALELLTDLRQMIRATVNDIRVMVHDLRPPALDELGLIGAIQERIHQLLKPVQLLAEEQGSEPLRVRVEAPHPLPDLPAAVEVAAYRIVLESVVNVIKHAQATSCTVRLDVSMEQQLIVEVTDNGSGDIGAAVAAAKADKTGIGHQSIRERVAELGGQCSIERSSGGGTRVLAVLPR; encoded by the coding sequence ATGGAGGCTCACAGTCACAGGTTGAAACAGAGGCTGCTCGGCGGCGGTCTGCAGCTCATCGTCATTACGTTCTGCATCTTGACGATGTTTACCTATATGAGCAGTATTCCGGGCTACTACGAGGCTATGGTGAGTCGGTGCATCCTGCAAGGCTGCGGCAGTCTGGTCGCCCCGATGACGATTCCTGACGGTGGGCTTGCCTTGGAGGGGTACGCCTTGCTGCTCGTGCTGATCGACAGCGGCTTCACGTTCGTATTCTATGCGACGTCGGGCGTCATGCTGTGGAAGGCGTACCGCGAGCCGATGGGTCTATTGGCTGCTGCGGCGATGGTTGCGTTCGGCACCTCGTTCCCGTCGCTTGCCATGACCGCTTCAGCGGGCAATGGGCTGGCGGAGCTATGGTTCATGCTGATCTCGACGCTCGGGTGGGCGCTGCTGTCGCTGTTTATTTTTCTTTTTCCAGATGGGCGCTTCGTTCCGGGTTGGACACGCTTCGTCTTCCTGCTGGTCGTCGCTGTGGGAGTGCTGCAGCTGGTGTATCGTGGTCAGCTCTGGTCAAGTCTTGAGATGTCTGCTTACGTGCAGCTCGTCTGGTATGTCGGCTCCACCGTAATCCTCATCTATTCGCAGGTGTATCGGTTCCGGTACGTGTCCCGTCCTGTTGAGCGTCAGCAGACGAAGTGGGTCGTGTACGGTGTATCGATCGGAGTGGTCGGCTTCGTCAGCATGAGCATTTTGTTCGATCCCGCCTTCCATGATGGCTCCGCGCTCACGTACGTGTATCTCAACGCCGTGCTGAATGCCTCATTGGCAGCGATCCCGATCACACTGATGATTGCATTGTTACGACAGCGGCTGTGGAACATCGATCCCTTAGTCGTGAGGACGATTGTCTACGCGGCATTGTCTGTCTGCGTCGTGCTGCTGTATGTCAGCGCTGTTCTATACTTGGGGCAGCTGTTCGGTACCAGAGATTCACTTGTCGTGCAGCTGCTGGCTACCGGCTTCGTTGCGGTGGCGTTCGCGCCGCTCAAGGAATGGCTCCAGCGCAGGGTTAAGCGGATGATGAAGGGACGGCACGATGATCCGTATGCGGTGCTGCTGGAGCTGGGCAACCAGCTCATTCAGCCGCTCCTGCCGGAAGCGATGGTGGATGCTGTCGTACGAACCGTTCGCGAGTCGCTGCGTCTGCCGCATGCTTCCATCTCGATAGGTGTCGGCAGTCACTCGAAGGTGGTTGCCTCGTCCGGAGTGTCTATACCTATGGAAAAGCTGCATGCCCACCCGATTATTCATCAAGGCGAGCAGCTCGGTACCCTGTACATCGCCAGCCGTTCGCCGGGTGAATCGTTCACGGCGGAGGACGGTAAGCTTCTCGATGTGCTGCTGCGGCAAGCCGGGCCGATCGTCCACAACGTGAGTACGACGCTCGGCATGAAGCTGCTGGCCGAGGACCTGCAGCAATCCCGTGAGAGGCTAGTGCTCGCGAGGGAGGAGGAACGCAGGCAGATTCGTAACAACCTGCACGATGATCTCGCGCCGAGGCTCGCTGCGCTTGCGCTCAACGTGTCGACCGCTCAGAAGTATGTCGAGAAGAACCCTGCAACGGCGTTAGAGCTGCTGACGGACCTGCGGCAGATGATCCGTGCGACGGTGAATGATATTCGAGTCATGGTGCATGACCTGCGTCCGCCGGCGCTTGATGAGCTGGGGCTCATCGGCGCAATACAAGAACGCATTCATCAGCTGCTGAAGCCTGTACAGCTGCTCGCTGAGGAGCAGGGGAGCGAGCCGCTGCGCGTCCGAGTAGAAGCGCCGCATCCATTGCCTGACTTGCCTGCGGCTGTAGAGGTCGCGGCGTATCGCATCGTGCTCGAGTCGGTCGTCAATGTGATCAAGCACGCGCAGGCGACGAGCTGTACGGTGAGGCTCGACGTCTCGATGGAGCAGCAGCTGATCGTAGAGGTTACGGATAACGGGAGCGGCGATATTGGAGCTGCTGTCGCTGCTGCTAAAGCCGACAAGACAGGCATCGGCCATCAGTCGATCCGGGAGCGGGTCGCTGAGCTTGGCGGGCAGTGCTCGATTGAGCGCAGTAGCGGGGGAGGTACGCGAGTGCTCGCGGTGCTGCCGCGGTAG
- a CDS encoding GNAT family N-acetyltransferase, whose amino-acid sequence MKEFVYRVAPADINHIEPVRTFVMGMMNKLYPAGAYNPDPDDLAHFEETYIRPGDASFLIAEDVEGRIIGAASVRPYNDRFPYMQGLLGAGPVCEMCRFYVDDSWRRRGVGAQLYAGAEAYARQAGYQESYLHTSVYLPGGFPFWTSRGYEELYWETQQIVHMGKRLT is encoded by the coding sequence ATGAAGGAATTCGTATATCGCGTAGCGCCTGCGGATATCAACCACATTGAACCTGTCCGTACGTTTGTCATGGGAATGATGAATAAGCTGTATCCGGCGGGTGCGTATAATCCCGATCCGGATGACCTCGCGCATTTCGAGGAGACGTATATAAGGCCGGGCGATGCGTCCTTTCTGATCGCTGAGGATGTGGAAGGGCGGATCATCGGCGCGGCATCGGTTCGACCGTATAACGATCGCTTCCCATATATGCAGGGGCTGCTCGGGGCAGGGCCGGTCTGCGAGATGTGCCGCTTCTACGTGGACGACAGCTGGCGCAGGAGAGGGGTTGGCGCGCAGCTCTATGCAGGCGCAGAGGCTTATGCCCGGCAGGCGGGCTACCAGGAGAGCTACCTGCACACGTCGGTCTACTTGCCGGGCGGGTTCCCGTTCTGGACCTCGAGAGGCTATGAGGAGCTGTATTGGGAGACGCAGCAGATCGTGCATATGGGTAAGAGGCTTACGTAG
- a CDS encoding cysteine synthase family protein, whose amino-acid sequence MISTILGTIGDTPLITIPNSNRKDEGQVLFKYERYNPGGSIKDRAAMYIIEEAERRGLLKPGGTIIESSSGNFGISLAMIGAAKGYRVIILVDPKTTSSNLALLKSFGAEVIVVTEKDDCGSYHKTRISLANKLAREIDNAYRPDQCFNLLNSEAHYKSTAREIVDACSGRLKVFITAVSTGGQLGGISRYLKAFAPEVQVIGVDAVGSAIFGGHSESYRIPGVGLGWTPVNVNMELVDCAYKITDEQAFLTARAFARHEGILIGPSSGACALVALKAAQSLGPDDRIVCMIADGGERYIHTLFNDEWMEQQGFATYADMTTIRSMAAQLEPWSERPASQANYQGELASSLEVPDSTLRMNAELMAVGRGHSGQASSLYID is encoded by the coding sequence ATGATATCGACCATACTCGGAACGATTGGCGATACACCGCTCATCACGATTCCGAACAGCAACCGCAAGGATGAAGGGCAGGTGTTGTTCAAGTACGAGCGTTACAATCCGGGCGGCAGCATCAAGGATCGCGCTGCGATGTATATCATCGAGGAGGCGGAGAGGCGCGGACTGCTGAAGCCTGGCGGCACAATCATCGAGTCCTCGAGCGGCAACTTCGGCATCTCATTAGCGATGATCGGTGCGGCCAAGGGCTACCGTGTCATCATTCTCGTCGATCCGAAGACGACCAGCTCCAATCTGGCGCTCTTAAAGAGCTTCGGCGCGGAGGTCATCGTCGTCACGGAGAAGGATGACTGCGGCAGCTACCATAAGACACGCATCTCGCTCGCGAACAAGCTGGCCAGGGAGATTGACAATGCGTACCGTCCGGACCAGTGCTTCAACCTGTTGAACAGCGAGGCGCATTACAAGAGCACCGCCCGGGAAATCGTGGACGCCTGCTCCGGCCGCCTGAAGGTGTTCATTACGGCGGTCAGCACAGGTGGTCAGCTCGGCGGCATCTCGCGGTACTTGAAGGCATTCGCCCCTGAGGTGCAGGTGATCGGCGTCGATGCCGTCGGTTCGGCCATCTTCGGAGGGCATTCCGAATCGTATCGCATACCCGGCGTCGGTCTTGGCTGGACACCCGTGAACGTGAATATGGAGCTTGTCGATTGTGCGTATAAAATAACGGACGAACAAGCGTTCCTCACTGCGCGGGCGTTCGCGCGTCACGAGGGCATTCTGATCGGTCCGTCGAGCGGAGCCTGCGCATTGGTCGCTCTGAAGGCGGCACAGTCGCTCGGTCCTGATGATCGGATCGTCTGCATGATCGCCGACGGGGGCGAGCGTTATATTCATACGTTATTCAACGACGAGTGGATGGAGCAGCAGGGCTTCGCCACCTATGCCGACATGACGACGATCCGCAGCATGGCCGCACAGCTGGAGCCTTGGAGCGAGCGTCCCGCCAGTCAGGCGAATTATCAGGGGGAGCTGGCTTCCAGTCTGGAGGTGCCAGACTCGACGCTCCGCATGAACGCCGAGCTGATGGCTGTAGGACGGGGGCATAGCGGGCAGGCCAGCTCGCTGTATATCGATTAG
- a CDS encoding ABC transporter ATP-binding protein, translated as MQLKQSEPLMQVDDLHVTYRQGVKHAVKVLDGVSFGLRKGEITALVGESGSGKSTMARALMGLLPPSARVEGGSLRIGAEFKADLSRSNIAWSAVRGRKLGMLFQDARQALNPMLTIGDHFKESLLYHRIATADQVATIAVSFLNRLNFTDGRSLLNRYPFELSGGMCQRICLALTLCLEPKVLIADEPTSALDTVSQKEVLDVLKRLQAELGLTVLLITHDIAVAHAVSQRVIVLNRGSIEEEGDTRAVFLAPRAAYTKQLLASRSPITKATRARRSTTSGGEPVLEAFELCKTFPSGRVLNDVQFTLGQGEILGILGESGSGKSTLARCITGLELPDRGILKYRGTNIAGLKGRARRELARHIQLVFQDARASLHPGRTALQLVQEPLDYMRIGQRKEREMMAAYYLHEVGISVEAQRRRPPELSTGQCQRVAIARALVSGPDVLICDEAVSALDMSVQAQILRLLQRLHKQFDFSILMISHDIRVLRSFCHQIAVMEQGSISEIRAGELLHESERTYTQQLLRCAGELEEGL; from the coding sequence ATGCAGCTCAAGCAAAGCGAACCGTTGATGCAGGTCGACGATCTGCACGTGACGTACAGGCAAGGTGTGAAGCATGCCGTGAAGGTGCTGGACGGCGTATCGTTCGGTCTACGCAAGGGCGAGATTACGGCGCTGGTCGGGGAGAGCGGGTCAGGCAAGTCGACGATGGCCAGAGCATTGATGGGACTGCTTCCCCCTTCGGCGCGTGTCGAGGGTGGGAGCCTGCGCATCGGTGCCGAATTCAAGGCGGACTTGTCCCGCTCGAATATTGCGTGGTCCGCCGTGCGCGGGAGGAAGCTGGGGATGCTGTTCCAGGATGCCCGGCAGGCGCTCAATCCGATGCTGACGATCGGTGACCATTTCAAGGAGAGTCTGCTCTACCATCGTATCGCCACCGCCGATCAGGTCGCGACCATTGCTGTGAGTTTCTTGAACCGGCTGAACTTCACGGATGGGCGAAGCTTGCTCAATCGATATCCGTTCGAGCTCAGCGGAGGCATGTGCCAGCGAATCTGTCTGGCGCTTACGCTATGTCTGGAGCCGAAGGTGCTGATTGCCGACGAGCCGACATCGGCTCTCGATACGGTGAGTCAGAAGGAAGTGCTCGACGTTCTCAAGCGTCTGCAGGCGGAGCTCGGGCTGACGGTGCTGCTCATTACCCACGATATTGCCGTCGCTCATGCGGTTAGTCAGCGGGTGATCGTCTTGAATCGGGGAAGCATCGAGGAGGAGGGCGACACGAGGGCGGTGTTCCTGGCTCCTCGCGCCGCCTATACGAAGCAGCTGCTCGCTTCCCGCTCTCCGATTACGAAGGCGACACGCGCTCGAAGGTCAACGACGTCGGGGGGCGAGCCGGTGCTGGAGGCGTTCGAGCTGTGCAAGACGTTTCCTTCTGGACGTGTGTTGAACGATGTTCAATTTACGCTGGGGCAGGGTGAGATTCTCGGTATTCTCGGGGAGAGCGGAAGCGGCAAGTCGACGTTGGCTCGCTGTATCACTGGACTAGAGCTGCCGGACCGCGGCATCCTGAAGTACCGGGGGACGAATATTGCCGGGCTGAAGGGCCGGGCAAGACGCGAGCTGGCCCGACATATTCAGCTCGTGTTCCAGGATGCGAGAGCGAGTCTCCATCCCGGTCGTACGGCGCTGCAGCTGGTGCAGGAGCCGCTGGACTACATGCGGATCGGGCAGCGCAAGGAGCGGGAGATGATGGCTGCCTACTACCTTCATGAGGTCGGCATCAGCGTGGAGGCGCAGCGGAGAAGGCCGCCTGAGCTGAGCACAGGACAATGCCAGCGCGTGGCGATTGCCAGAGCGCTCGTCTCGGGGCCAGACGTGCTGATCTGCGACGAGGCGGTATCAGCGCTCGATATGAGCGTGCAGGCGCAAATTTTACGACTGCTGCAGCGGCTGCACAAGCAATTTGATTTCTCGATCCTCATGATCTCTCACGATATTCGGGTGCTTCGCTCGTTCTGTCACCAGATCGCAGTCATGGAGCAGGGAAGCATCAGCGAGATCAGAGCAGGGGAGCTGCTGCACGAGAGTGAGCGCACGTATACACAGCAGCTGCTGAGGTGTGCGGGCGAGCTGGAGGAAGGGCTGTAA
- a CDS encoding ABC transporter permease: MHSARRSVGLIAGLVLLVLIVVLVLGAPILTSYDPLEQRASERLQEPSWTHLFGTDRFGRDVLSRALYGGQTTLLSSFAALGAAVGIGLLAGFTAGLLQGSILDRLLMRLIDVLLAFPFMVLAMVIAALFGTSLTHLLLAVTAVWWVSFARLTRSIVLQAKQETSFAAAVVLGAGTRAIMVRELLPRALGPVLVLATFELGSMILSVSALSFLGLGAQPPTPEWGAMLADGRDHFLQAPHILLGPAVFIILTVLAFNLIGEGLRDRLDPYEITRL; this comes from the coding sequence ATGCATAGCGCCCGACGCTCGGTCGGTCTGATCGCAGGGCTCGTGCTGCTCGTCTTGATCGTTGTGCTCGTCTTGGGCGCACCGATCCTGACCTCGTATGACCCGCTGGAGCAGCGTGCCTCGGAGCGGCTGCAGGAGCCGAGCTGGACGCATCTGTTCGGTACGGACCGCTTCGGAAGGGACGTTCTGTCCCGAGCCTTGTACGGCGGGCAGACGACGCTGTTGTCCTCGTTCGCCGCACTCGGAGCGGCTGTGGGCATCGGGCTTCTCGCTGGCTTCACAGCGGGGCTGCTGCAAGGCTCGATCTTGGATCGGCTGCTGATGCGGCTCATTGACGTGCTGCTGGCGTTCCCTTTCATGGTGCTGGCGATGGTCATCGCTGCGCTGTTCGGCACGAGCCTCACTCACCTGCTTCTGGCCGTGACGGCGGTCTGGTGGGTGTCCTTCGCCCGCTTAACCCGCAGCATCGTGCTGCAGGCGAAGCAGGAGACGTCGTTTGCAGCGGCAGTCGTGCTCGGGGCTGGCACGCGGGCCATTATGGTGCGTGAGCTGCTGCCCAGAGCGCTGGGACCCGTACTGGTGCTTGCGACGTTTGAGCTGGGCAGTATGATCTTGTCCGTGTCTGCACTCTCGTTCCTCGGACTGGGTGCACAGCCGCCCACCCCCGAGTGGGGCGCTATGCTGGCGGACGGACGGGATCACTTTTTACAAGCGCCGCACATCTTGCTCGGTCCTGCCGTATTCATCATACTGACCGTGCTGGCGTTCAACTTGATCGGGGAAGGGCTGCGGGACCGGCTCGATCCTTACGAAATTACAAGGCTATAG
- a CDS encoding ABC transporter permease, translated as MLKLLVKKGMEAALTLLLATLIIFVLTRLAPGDPIALLLSQQTEVAASDTTVYERKAEELRVQWGLDQSLPVQYAEWLKRLVGLDLGQSIHTGRPVGSELAERLPATIQLSFAALAIQIALGLLIGALSALWAGKASDGLIRFLCVALASTPAFVIGLALLSLFAVTWNVYEISSEDDIARLWLPAVTLGLIGAPPLIRVVRANMLAELGQTYILAALARGLGRRQVVGHALRNALLPVVTMAGLSLTALISGAVVIESVFSWPGIGKYALDSILLKDYPVIQGYAFVMVAFIVLIHLLVDVVYMLVDPRLRRTRKKGAEAYA; from the coding sequence ATGCTTAAGCTGCTCGTAAAAAAAGGAATGGAGGCGGCGCTGACCCTGCTCCTGGCGACACTGATCATCTTCGTCCTGACGCGTCTTGCGCCCGGTGATCCGATTGCGCTGCTGCTGAGCCAGCAAACCGAAGTAGCCGCAAGCGATACCACGGTCTATGAGCGCAAGGCGGAGGAGCTGCGAGTGCAATGGGGCTTGGACCAGAGCCTGCCTGTTCAATATGCCGAGTGGCTTAAGCGACTGGTCGGCCTGGATCTCGGACAGTCGATTCACACGGGAAGACCGGTCGGCTCCGAGCTCGCGGAACGACTCCCGGCTACGATTCAGCTCTCCTTCGCTGCTCTGGCGATTCAGATTGCGCTAGGGCTGCTGATCGGTGCCTTGTCCGCTCTATGGGCGGGCAAGGCGAGCGATGGGCTGATCCGCTTCCTCTGCGTGGCGCTTGCGTCCACCCCGGCGTTCGTCATCGGGCTTGCCCTCTTATCGCTGTTCGCTGTGACGTGGAACGTGTATGAGATCAGCAGTGAGGATGACATCGCGAGACTGTGGCTGCCTGCCGTGACGCTTGGGCTGATTGGTGCGCCGCCGCTCATACGGGTCGTGCGAGCGAATATGCTCGCCGAGCTCGGCCAGACGTACATCTTAGCGGCCTTAGCTAGAGGTCTAGGTCGTCGTCAGGTCGTCGGTCATGCTCTGCGCAACGCGCTGCTCCCTGTTGTGACGATGGCGGGTCTGTCACTGACGGCGCTGATCAGCGGTGCGGTCGTTATCGAGAGTGTGTTCTCGTGGCCGGGGATTGGTAAATATGCGCTCGATAGTATACTGCTGAAGGATTACCCGGTCATTCAAGGCTATGCGTTCGTCATGGTCGCCTTCATCGTGCTCATTCATCTGCTAGTCGACGTCGTGTATATGCTGGTCGATCCGCGACTTAGACGGACGCGGAAGAAGGGGGCTGAAGCGTATGCATAG
- a CDS encoding ABC transporter substrate-binding protein: MKNIFVSMAILIVIITLVGCSGNTGATQTAAPKDASTEAAVAGQSNGAEQQELVVVGQEIAASLDPVKPLTSSYLRNVGAGEALFRIDAKGQTVPSLAESAKAVDPTTWEIKLRSGAKFWSGKPIDASAVIASLERSRAQDPQAQPFLKELAFSKVDDYTLQVKTTSPHVPVPLNLSYYQTLIHNAEAKYDAVDTMDLTGMYKVIEFESKKKLVLSVNESYWGTKPTLKRVVFEEISDGQTRVLTALSGRSHVTLNVPAASLSQFKNHKDVRISAEPAANTQTIYLNLSKPQLADARVRQALSWALDRQELVAVAAEGHGVPVTTWLGSNPGFPEARNAVYDKTDLTKAGQLLDEAGWKKGADGIRVKDGQPLTLTLMTWGGDKALGEALQSQWTKLGVKAEVRHGDYSLIQAARDKGEWDAFIEAWSTFGDMHTLLTGQYGPKGSANYGGYVDEETSRLLAQLKEATDDQSRRKLALQVNEQVARQAPVIALFPRPQLTAVSKKLQGFEEHFRQFENVVNAGLTLQPGAAASERK, from the coding sequence ATGAAAAATATATTTGTTTCTATGGCAATATTAATCGTAATAATTACACTTGTGGGGTGCAGTGGTAACACAGGAGCGACACAGACGGCAGCACCGAAGGACGCTTCGACAGAAGCGGCAGTCGCAGGTCAATCGAATGGGGCGGAGCAACAGGAGCTTGTCGTCGTCGGTCAAGAAATCGCGGCATCTCTGGACCCCGTGAAGCCCTTGACTTCCAGCTACTTGCGTAATGTTGGAGCAGGTGAGGCGTTGTTCCGCATCGATGCTAAGGGGCAGACGGTGCCGTCTCTTGCGGAAAGCGCGAAGGCGGTAGACCCGACGACGTGGGAGATCAAGCTGCGCTCTGGTGCGAAGTTCTGGAGCGGGAAGCCGATTGACGCGAGTGCCGTCATCGCTTCCCTGGAGCGCTCGCGGGCACAGGACCCGCAGGCACAGCCCTTCCTGAAGGAGCTTGCCTTCAGCAAGGTGGACGATTATACGCTTCAGGTGAAGACGACTAGCCCGCATGTGCCTGTACCGTTGAACCTGTCCTACTATCAGACGTTGATTCATAACGCGGAAGCGAAGTACGATGCGGTGGATACGATGGACTTGACAGGCATGTACAAGGTAATCGAGTTCGAGTCCAAGAAGAAGCTGGTGCTGTCTGTAAATGAGAGCTACTGGGGCACGAAGCCGACGCTGAAGCGAGTCGTCTTCGAGGAGATCAGCGACGGTCAGACGAGAGTGCTCACCGCCTTAAGCGGACGCAGTCATGTCACGTTGAACGTTCCGGCGGCAAGCCTCTCCCAGTTCAAAAATCATAAGGACGTACGTATATCAGCTGAGCCTGCTGCCAACACGCAGACGATCTATCTGAACCTCAGCAAGCCGCAGCTTGCGGATGCTCGTGTCAGACAGGCGCTGTCGTGGGCGCTGGATCGCCAAGAGCTCGTGGCCGTAGCTGCAGAAGGCCACGGCGTACCGGTAACGACTTGGCTCGGCTCGAATCCTGGCTTCCCTGAGGCAAGGAATGCGGTGTACGACAAGACGGACTTGACGAAGGCAGGTCAGCTGCTGGACGAGGCAGGCTGGAAGAAGGGTGCGGATGGCATCCGTGTGAAGGACGGTCAGCCGCTTACGCTGACTCTGATGACGTGGGGAGGCGATAAGGCGCTGGGCGAAGCGCTGCAGAGCCAATGGACGAAGCTAGGCGTCAAGGCCGAGGTGCGGCACGGCGATTACAGCCTGATTCAAGCGGCACGAGACAAGGGCGAGTGGGACGCCTTCATCGAGGCGTGGAGCACGTTCGGCGATATGCATACGCTGCTGACCGGTCAGTACGGTCCGAAGGGAAGCGCCAATTACGGCGGCTATGTGGATGAGGAGACGAGTCGATTGCTGGCGCAGCTGAAGGAGGCAACTGACGATCAGAGTCGTCGGAAGCTGGCACTGCAGGTCAATGAGCAGGTCGCACGCCAGGCCCCGGTCATCGCGTTGTTCCCACGTCCACAGCTGACAGCTGTGAGCAAGAAGCTGCAAGGGTTCGAGGAGCACTTCCGCCAGTTCGAGAACGTGGTGAATGCGGGTCTGACGCTGCAGCCCGGCGCTGCTGCGAGCGAACGCAAGTAG
- a CDS encoding trans-aconitate 2-methyltransferase: MQTPLKLDTDNFLHTNPSLYLAFNGEQDPSMGYFIHKLLKEYQTGPRVLDIGSGPGREVAYLHSVGYDAVGLDNSEEMLAWARAQYPSLPFVYGDQADFALGEQFDALYCVGSTFLYNFSSEAVMSSLSCFRKHLRTGGLLYLDMRNAAFFLTKEGQRWLTEELAEQRTYEGQVVSLRTRFSIDLAEQLLKRDYCWTVEGCEPIVEHLKHRLLFPQELAHYVTAAGFKLVRIFDKPEPHLSKVDLAEPLHFSGELTGRRMQLIAIAN, from the coding sequence ATGCAGACGCCATTGAAGCTGGATACAGATAACTTTCTTCATACGAACCCGTCGCTATACCTCGCCTTTAACGGTGAGCAGGATCCGAGCATGGGGTATTTTATACATAAGCTGCTGAAGGAATATCAGACGGGGCCACGTGTACTGGACATCGGGTCCGGACCGGGTCGCGAGGTCGCGTATCTTCATAGCGTCGGCTATGACGCGGTAGGACTGGACAATTCGGAGGAGATGCTGGCTTGGGCGAGAGCGCAGTATCCGTCGCTTCCGTTCGTCTATGGCGATCAAGCGGACTTTGCGCTGGGCGAGCAGTTTGACGCGTTGTACTGCGTCGGCAGCACCTTCTTGTACAACTTCAGCAGCGAAGCGGTCATGTCGAGTCTGAGCTGCTTCCGCAAGCACCTGCGAACGGGTGGACTGTTGTATCTCGATATGCGGAACGCCGCCTTCTTCTTGACAAAGGAGGGGCAGCGCTGGTTGACAGAGGAGCTGGCCGAGCAGCGAACGTATGAGGGGCAGGTCGTATCGCTGCGAACACGCTTCAGCATCGACCTCGCAGAGCAGCTGCTGAAGCGGGATTACTGCTGGACGGTCGAGGGCTGCGAGCCGATCGTTGAGCATCTGAAGCATCGGCTGTTATTTCCGCAGGAGCTGGCTCACTATGTGACGGCTGCTGGCTTCAAGCTCGTGCGAATCTTCGATAAGCCGGAGCCGCACTTGTCCAAGGTGGACCTCGCAGAGCCGCTTCATTTCAGCGGGGAGCTGACCGGTCGACGCATGCAGCTTATTGCGATAGCGAATTAG